In Canis lupus baileyi chromosome 15, mCanLup2.hap1, whole genome shotgun sequence, one genomic interval encodes:
- the MKRN1 gene encoding E3 ubiquitin-protein ligase makorin-1 gives MAEAAAPGTTATTSGAGAAAAAAAASPTPIPTVTSPSSGAGGGGGGGGGGGGGGGWTKQVTCRYFMHGVCKEGDNCRYSHDLSDSPYGVVCKYFQRGYCIYGDRCRYEHSKPLKQEEVTAADLTAKSSLAASSSLSSGVGPVVEMNMGEAESRNSNFATVGAGSEDWVNAIEFVPGQPYCGRTAPSCTEAPPQGSVTKEESEKEQTAVETKKQLCPYAAVGECRYGENCVYLHGDSCDMCGLQVLHPMDAAQRSQHIKSCIEAHEKDMELSFAVQRSKDMVCGICMEVVYEKANPSERRFGILSNCNHTYCLKCIRKWRSAKQFESKIIKSCPECRITSNFVIPSEYWVEEKEEKQKLIQKYKEAMSNKACRYFDEGRGSCPFGGNCFYKHAYPDGRREEPQRQKVGTSSRYRAQRRNHFWELIEERENSNPFDNEEEEVVTFELGEMLLMLLAAGGDDDLTDSEDEWDLFHDELEDFYDLDL, from the exons ATGGCGGAGGCTGCAGCTCCCGGAACAACAGCCACAACATCAGGAGCAGgagcggcagcggcggcggcggcggcctcccccacccctatcCCCACAGTCACCTCCCCgtcctcgggggcggggggcgggggaggcggcggcggcggcggcggcggcggcggcggctggacTAAACAGGTCACCTGCAG GTATTTCATGCACGGGGTTTGTAAAGAAGGAGATAACTGTCGCTATTCGCATGACCTCTCTGACAGTCCTTATGGTGTAGTGTGCAAGTATTTTCAGCGAGGATACTGTATTTACGGAGACCGCTGCAG atatgaaCATAGCAAGccattgaaacaggaagaagtgACTGCTGCAGATCTAACTGCAAAATCATCTCTTGCTGCTTCCTCAAGTCTCTCATCGGGAGTTGGACCAGTTGTTGAAATGAATATGGGTGAAGCAGAGTCCAGAAATTCAAACTTTGCTACTGTCGGTGCAGGTTCAGAAGACTGGGTGAATGCCATTGAGTTTGTTCCCGGGCAGCCCTACTGTGGCCGTA CTGCCCCTTCCTGCACTGAAGCACCCCCACAGGGCTCTGTGACCAAGGAAGAATCTGAGAAAGAACAGACAGCAGTGGAAACCAAGAAGCAGCTTTGCCCCTATGCTGCAGTGGGAGAGTGCCGGTATGGGGAGAACTGTGTATATCTCCACGGAGACTCGTGTGACATGTGTGGGCTGCAGGTCCTCCATCCAATGGATGCCGCCCAGAGATCACAACATATAAAA TCTTGCATTGAGGCCCATGAGAAGGACATGGAGCTCTCATTTGCTGTCCAACGCAGTAAGGACATGGTGTGTGGGATCTGCATGGAGGTGGTCTATGAGAAAGCCAACCCCAGTGAGCGTCGCTTTGGGATTCTCTCCAACTGCAACCACACTTACTGTCTCAAGTGTATTCGCAAGTGGAGGAGTGCTAAGCAATTTGAGAGCAAGATCATAAA GTCCTGCCCCGAATGCCGGATCACATCTAACTTTGTCATTCCAAGTGAGTACTGggtggaggagaaagaagagaagcagaaactCATTCAGAAATACAAGGAGGCAATGAG CAACAAGGCGTGCAGGTATTTTGATGAAGGACGTGGGAGCTGCCCATTTGGAGGGAACTGTTTTTACAAGCATGCGTACCCTGATGGCCGTAGAGAGgagccacagagacagaaagtgggaACATCAAGCAGATACCGG GCCCAACGAAGGAACCACTTCTGGGAGCTCATTGAGGAAAGAGAGAACAGCAACCCCTTTGACAACGAAGAAGAGGAGGTTGTCACCTTTGAGCTGGGCGAgatgttgcttatgcttttggctGCAGGTGGGGACGACGACCTGACAGACTCTGAAGACGAGTGGGACTTGTTTCATGATGAGCTGGAAGATTTTTATGACTTGGATCTATAG